A genomic window from Sparus aurata chromosome 14, fSpaAur1.1, whole genome shotgun sequence includes:
- the nup50 gene encoding nuclear pore complex protein Nup50 isoform X1, whose product MLVSRAGGMAKRIADKELTDRNWDQEEEGEEAGTFSVASEDVLKNRPIKKAKRRNVGGEAEGSGSFKGFKGFSLSTTASGGSTPTAFSGFGNGGGFKGLSSLTNGNSIAPSFGGFSAPAATSPAAPGLTFNSPASAKPSADITAKQTNGSTPSPTQSSSSCSSASVSNKEYSRQLTALNCSVRDWITKHVNDNPLCDLNPIFRDYERHLASIERQYGAGSADGGSEEKKLPAAATPPPPPASASSSGSSAAPAPAAALFSFGKNTTEDSARDKSAIGVTFNFGQKVDSSVLGSLGSKTTPPSFSFSSSASSSQTSLFGAPGSAAPLSFSGTKSEDARPADENGDEDTEEPPKPDVKEVKEDDAFYSKKCKLFYKKDSEFKEKGVGTLHLKETDDGKTQMIIRADTNLGNILLNIIVQSSMPCSRLGKNNVMVLCVPNPPVDDKNPTSPVPLLIRVKTAEDADELHKTLEEKKV is encoded by the exons ATGCTTGTTAGCCG AGCAGGTGGGATGGCGAAGAGGATCGCTGATAAAGAGCTAACAGACAGGAACTgggatcaggaggaggagggcgaggag GCCGGGACGTTTTCAGTTGCGAGTGAAGATGTGTTGAAGAATCGACCCATTAAAAAGGCCAAACGCAGAAATGTGGGAGGAGAG GCAGAGGGCAGTGGAtcctttaaaggttttaaaggGTTTTCTCTGAGCACGACGGCGAGCGGCGGCTCCACTCCAACGGCCTTTTCTGGATTCGGTAACGGCGGCGGCTTTAAAGGCCTCAGCAGTCTGACCAACGGAAACAGCATCGCTCCATCATTCGGAGGGTTCTCAGCTCCTGCTGCAACATCCCCCGCTGCACCTG GTCTGACATTCAACAGCCCCGCCTCCGCCAAGCCCAGCGCTGACATCACCGCCAAGCAGACCAATGGCTCCACCCCGAGCCCGACTCAAAGctccagctcctgcagcagcgccAGTGTGAGCAACAAGGAGTACAGCCGGCAGCTCACTGCCCTCAACTGCTCGGTGCGGGACTGGATCACCAAGCACGTGAACGACAACCCTCTGTGTGATCTCAACCCCatcttcagggattatgagCGGCACCTGGCCAGCATCGAGCGGCAGTACGGCGCCGGGTCTGCTGACGGAGGCTCCGAGGAGAAGAAGCTGCCGGCCGCggccacccctcctcctcctcctgcctcggCGTCCTCCTCCGGCAGCTCAGCGGCTCCGGCTCCAGCCGCCGCTTTGTTCTCCTTTGGCAAAAACACGACAGAAGACTCAGCCCGGGACAAAAGCGCCATCGGCGTCACGTTTAACTTCGGTCAGAAGGTGGACAGCTCCGTCCTCGGCTCCTTAGGGTCCAAAACGACTCCCCCcagcttctccttctcctccagcgCCTCCTCCAGCCAGACCTCCCTGTTTGGAGCTCCTGGATCTGCTGCACCGCTGTCCTTCAGCGGGACCAAGTCCGAAGATGCTCGACCGGCAG aCGAGAACGGAGACGAAGACACGGAGGAGCCGCCCAAACCGGACgtgaaggaggtgaaggaggacgACGCCTTCTACTCCAAGAA GTGTAAACTTTTCTACAAGAAGGACTCTGAGTTCAAGGAGAAAGGAGTCGGAACGCTGCACCTCAAAGAGACCGACGACGGGAAAACTCAGATGATCATTCGCGCCGACACAAACCTGG GAAACATCCTGCTGAACATCATCGTGCAGTCGTCCATGCCATGTTCTCGGCTCGGGAAGAACAACGTGATGGTGTTGTGCGTCCCCAACCCGCCCGTCGACGACAAGAACCCCACCAGCCCCGTCCCCCTCCTCATCCGAGTGAAGACCGCCGAGGACGCCGACGAGCTCCACAAGAccctggaggagaagaaggtcTGA
- the nup50 gene encoding nuclear pore complex protein Nup50 isoform X2 produces MAKRIADKELTDRNWDQEEEGEEAGTFSVASEDVLKNRPIKKAKRRNVGGEAEGSGSFKGFKGFSLSTTASGGSTPTAFSGFGNGGGFKGLSSLTNGNSIAPSFGGFSAPAATSPAAPGLTFNSPASAKPSADITAKQTNGSTPSPTQSSSSCSSASVSNKEYSRQLTALNCSVRDWITKHVNDNPLCDLNPIFRDYERHLASIERQYGAGSADGGSEEKKLPAAATPPPPPASASSSGSSAAPAPAAALFSFGKNTTEDSARDKSAIGVTFNFGQKVDSSVLGSLGSKTTPPSFSFSSSASSSQTSLFGAPGSAAPLSFSGTKSEDARPADENGDEDTEEPPKPDVKEVKEDDAFYSKKCKLFYKKDSEFKEKGVGTLHLKETDDGKTQMIIRADTNLGNILLNIIVQSSMPCSRLGKNNVMVLCVPNPPVDDKNPTSPVPLLIRVKTAEDADELHKTLEEKKV; encoded by the exons ATGGCGAAGAGGATCGCTGATAAAGAGCTAACAGACAGGAACTgggatcaggaggaggagggcgaggag GCCGGGACGTTTTCAGTTGCGAGTGAAGATGTGTTGAAGAATCGACCCATTAAAAAGGCCAAACGCAGAAATGTGGGAGGAGAG GCAGAGGGCAGTGGAtcctttaaaggttttaaaggGTTTTCTCTGAGCACGACGGCGAGCGGCGGCTCCACTCCAACGGCCTTTTCTGGATTCGGTAACGGCGGCGGCTTTAAAGGCCTCAGCAGTCTGACCAACGGAAACAGCATCGCTCCATCATTCGGAGGGTTCTCAGCTCCTGCTGCAACATCCCCCGCTGCACCTG GTCTGACATTCAACAGCCCCGCCTCCGCCAAGCCCAGCGCTGACATCACCGCCAAGCAGACCAATGGCTCCACCCCGAGCCCGACTCAAAGctccagctcctgcagcagcgccAGTGTGAGCAACAAGGAGTACAGCCGGCAGCTCACTGCCCTCAACTGCTCGGTGCGGGACTGGATCACCAAGCACGTGAACGACAACCCTCTGTGTGATCTCAACCCCatcttcagggattatgagCGGCACCTGGCCAGCATCGAGCGGCAGTACGGCGCCGGGTCTGCTGACGGAGGCTCCGAGGAGAAGAAGCTGCCGGCCGCggccacccctcctcctcctcctgcctcggCGTCCTCCTCCGGCAGCTCAGCGGCTCCGGCTCCAGCCGCCGCTTTGTTCTCCTTTGGCAAAAACACGACAGAAGACTCAGCCCGGGACAAAAGCGCCATCGGCGTCACGTTTAACTTCGGTCAGAAGGTGGACAGCTCCGTCCTCGGCTCCTTAGGGTCCAAAACGACTCCCCCcagcttctccttctcctccagcgCCTCCTCCAGCCAGACCTCCCTGTTTGGAGCTCCTGGATCTGCTGCACCGCTGTCCTTCAGCGGGACCAAGTCCGAAGATGCTCGACCGGCAG aCGAGAACGGAGACGAAGACACGGAGGAGCCGCCCAAACCGGACgtgaaggaggtgaaggaggacgACGCCTTCTACTCCAAGAA GTGTAAACTTTTCTACAAGAAGGACTCTGAGTTCAAGGAGAAAGGAGTCGGAACGCTGCACCTCAAAGAGACCGACGACGGGAAAACTCAGATGATCATTCGCGCCGACACAAACCTGG GAAACATCCTGCTGAACATCATCGTGCAGTCGTCCATGCCATGTTCTCGGCTCGGGAAGAACAACGTGATGGTGTTGTGCGTCCCCAACCCGCCCGTCGACGACAAGAACCCCACCAGCCCCGTCCCCCTCCTCATCCGAGTGAAGACCGCCGAGGACGCCGACGAGCTCCACAAGAccctggaggagaagaaggtcTGA